The following are from one region of the Stanieria cyanosphaera PCC 7437 genome:
- a CDS encoding DUF1003 domain-containing protein, protein MISKPEKSDSTTSKSPASIYIDGKKYPLSEQVVKNIETIIGFQTKQERNIPIHEQILDKIASFFGKSIFLYLQLIFFITWGLCSHFTPHLLPWNFPKFNLEEMGVDIASLLIATGVLVQQTRQDKLAEQRSHLNLQINLLTEQKIAKLIELVEELRKDIPIVHNRYDWEAEMMKEATDPQIVLDILQENLEQSTEEQKLDQENSNQ, encoded by the coding sequence ATGATTTCTAAACCAGAAAAATCAGATTCTACTACGTCAAAATCGCCTGCATCTATTTATATCGATGGCAAAAAATATCCACTATCTGAGCAAGTTGTTAAAAATATTGAAACAATCATTGGTTTCCAGACAAAACAAGAACGCAATATTCCCATTCACGAGCAAATTTTAGACAAAATAGCATCTTTTTTCGGGAAATCTATTTTTTTATATCTACAACTAATTTTTTTTATTACTTGGGGACTCTGTAGTCATTTTACTCCACATTTATTACCTTGGAATTTTCCTAAATTTAATCTAGAAGAAATGGGAGTTGATATTGCATCTTTGCTAATTGCGACAGGAGTATTAGTACAACAAACTCGTCAAGATAAATTAGCCGAACAGCGATCGCATTTAAATTTACAGATTAATTTATTAACAGAGCAAAAAATTGCCAAATTAATTGAGCTAGTCGAAGAATTACGTAAAGATATACCAATAGTTCATAACCGTTATGATTGGGAAGCCGAAATGATGAAAGAAGCTACCGATCCTCAAATTGTTCTCGATATTTTGCAAGAAAATCTAGAACAATCAACTGAAGAACAAAAATTAGATCAAGAAAATTCTAATCAATAG
- a CDS encoding FAD-dependent oxidoreductase yields the protein MGLSEQILAQRNDGVWERLQSADRFWNVFRKEQINPTEAVNVSNESLGKTDWDLVICGGTLGILLGAACTKLGWRVALIERGILKGREQEWNISRQELQTFIELELLTESELNQAIATEYNPARIGFLGGEELWVKDVLNIGVDPVFLLAKLKEKFLQAGGQLLEQTPFTKATVYNDGVLVEAGEFKLTTGLLVDGMGHFSPIVKQARKGIKPEGICVVVGSCAEGYQENSTGDLIYSFTPIINQCQYFWEAFPARDGRTTYMFSYLDAEPARPNLEWFMDEYLRLLPQYQNIELSQLDFKRFLFGFFPAYRQSPLHLTWNRILTIGDSSGSQSPVSFGGFGAMVRHLQRLTSGIDEAIKSDCLKSKDLALLQPYQPNISVTWLFQKTMSVGINEKVNLNQINDLMNGVFAVMNHLGDDVLKPFLQDVIQFAPLARTLPLVNPKLVLPILPKVGINGLLDWSIHYLNLALYSGFYPLGKSIQPLVNYLSPTQQYYYHRWLDAWKYGSGGDFHVNKY from the coding sequence ATGGGTTTAAGTGAACAAATTTTAGCGCAGCGAAATGATGGCGTTTGGGAAAGATTACAAAGTGCGGATCGCTTTTGGAATGTTTTTCGGAAAGAGCAAATTAATCCTACCGAAGCTGTTAATGTTAGTAATGAATCTTTGGGCAAAACTGATTGGGATTTGGTAATTTGTGGTGGTACTTTGGGGATTTTATTGGGTGCTGCTTGTACTAAATTAGGTTGGCGAGTTGCTTTAATTGAGCGAGGAATACTTAAAGGCAGAGAACAAGAATGGAATATCTCTCGTCAGGAATTACAAACTTTTATTGAATTAGAATTATTAACAGAATCTGAGTTAAATCAAGCAATTGCAACTGAATATAATCCTGCTCGGATTGGTTTTTTGGGTGGTGAAGAACTTTGGGTTAAAGATGTTCTTAATATTGGAGTCGATCCTGTATTTTTACTCGCTAAACTAAAAGAAAAATTTTTACAAGCTGGTGGACAATTATTAGAACAAACTCCTTTTACTAAAGCTACAGTTTATAATGATGGGGTTTTAGTAGAAGCAGGAGAATTTAAGTTAACAACTGGTTTGTTAGTTGATGGTATGGGGCATTTTTCCCCGATAGTAAAACAAGCTAGAAAAGGAATTAAACCCGAAGGTATTTGTGTAGTTGTCGGTAGTTGTGCTGAAGGGTATCAAGAAAATTCTACAGGAGATTTGATTTATTCTTTTACACCTATCATTAATCAATGTCAGTATTTTTGGGAAGCTTTTCCTGCCAGAGATGGACGCACTACTTATATGTTTAGTTATCTAGATGCCGAGCCAGCTAGACCTAATTTAGAATGGTTTATGGATGAGTATTTAAGATTATTACCTCAGTATCAAAATATTGAATTATCACAACTAGATTTTAAGAGATTTTTATTTGGTTTTTTTCCTGCTTATCGTCAAAGTCCTTTGCATTTAACCTGGAATCGTATTTTGACAATTGGTGATAGTAGCGGTAGTCAATCTCCTGTTAGTTTTGGTGGTTTTGGTGCAATGGTTAGACATCTGCAAAGACTAACTTCTGGTATTGATGAAGCAATAAAATCAGATTGTTTAAAAAGTAAAGATTTAGCTTTACTTCAACCTTATCAACCAAATATTTCTGTTACTTGGTTATTTCAAAAAACCATGAGTGTTGGTATCAATGAAAAAGTCAATCTCAATCAAATTAATGATTTAATGAATGGCGTTTTTGCTGTTATGAATCATCTTGGTGATGATGTACTAAAACCTTTTCTTCAAGATGTAATTCAATTTGCTCCTTTAGCAAGAACTCTGCCTTTAGTTAATCCAAAATTAGTGTTACCAATTTTACCCAAAGTTGGCATCAATGGTTTACTTGATTGGAGCATTCATTATTTGAATTTGGCATTGTATAGTGGTTTTTATCCTCTCGGAAAATCAATCCAACCTTTAGTTAATTATTTATCTCCTACTCAGCAGTATTATTATCATCGTTGGTTAGATGCTTGGAAATATGGTTCTGGTGGAGATTTTCATGTTAATAAATACTAA
- a CDS encoding DUF2237 family protein, with protein MENSRNVLGNELEICCGSPVTGWYRNGKCETNLSDRGAHVICAEMTAEFLEFTKAQGNDLSTPAPMFDFPGLQPGDRWCLCASRWKEALDAGVAPPVVLPATEESALNYVSLEELKQNALDV; from the coding sequence ATGGAAAATTCACGCAATGTACTTGGTAACGAATTAGAAATTTGTTGTGGCTCTCCTGTAACTGGATGGTATCGTAATGGTAAATGTGAAACTAATCTTAGCGATCGCGGTGCGCACGTTATCTGTGCAGAAATGACAGCAGAATTTCTTGAATTTACTAAAGCACAAGGTAACGATCTGAGTACGCCAGCACCAATGTTTGATTTTCCTGGGTTACAACCAGGCGATCGCTGGTGTTTGTGTGCCAGTCGTTGGAAAGAAGCGTTAGATGCTGGAGTTGCACCACCAGTTGTTTTACCAGCTACAGAAGAATCTGCTTTAAATTATGTCAGCCTCGAAGAATTAAAACAAAATGCCTTAGATGTTTAA
- a CDS encoding TRAP transporter substrate-binding protein, which translates to MKRRSVVKYASQAAVATTGIAIIGGCQTAQNQSSTANNEIADLPNLQWQMATSWPPSLDTIFGGAQVLADRVAALTGGKFKISPRAAGEIAPPLEVLDVVSQGAVQCGHTASYYYIGKSPALAFGTTVPFGFTAQQQDAWLYEGGGLTKLQEIYASKFNLIQFPAGNTGTQMGGWFRKEVSTLKDLQGLKMRIPGLGGQVMAKLGVTVQTLGGGEIFQALQTGAIDATEWVGPYDDEKLGLNKIAKFYYYPGWWEPGATLEVQINLNEWNKLPPQYQEAIKTAAYESNATMLARYDARNNEALQRLIEAGTQLRPYSEEILTAAQQAAFDIYEQFAAKDADFKAIYGEWQQFRDRIYAWDRLNQGSFTNFVYSKMKQ; encoded by the coding sequence ATGAAACGTCGATCTGTTGTAAAATATGCTTCTCAAGCAGCAGTTGCCACAACGGGAATAGCTATTATTGGTGGCTGTCAAACTGCACAAAACCAATCTTCCACAGCAAATAATGAAATAGCTGATTTACCCAATCTGCAATGGCAAATGGCAACTAGTTGGCCTCCTTCTCTTGATACAATCTTTGGTGGCGCACAGGTTTTAGCGGATCGAGTAGCAGCTTTAACTGGCGGTAAGTTTAAAATTTCTCCCCGTGCTGCTGGCGAAATTGCCCCTCCTTTAGAAGTGTTAGATGTGGTTTCTCAAGGTGCAGTTCAATGTGGACATACTGCTTCTTATTATTACATTGGGAAAAGTCCTGCCTTAGCTTTTGGTACAACTGTTCCATTTGGGTTTACTGCTCAACAACAAGATGCTTGGTTATACGAAGGTGGCGGTTTAACTAAATTACAAGAAATCTATGCCAGCAAATTTAATCTTATTCAGTTTCCTGCGGGTAATACTGGCACACAAATGGGTGGTTGGTTTCGCAAGGAGGTTTCTACCCTCAAAGATTTGCAAGGGTTAAAAATGCGGATTCCTGGGTTAGGTGGGCAGGTAATGGCAAAATTGGGCGTAACAGTCCAAACTTTGGGTGGTGGTGAAATTTTTCAAGCACTACAAACAGGCGCAATTGATGCTACAGAATGGGTAGGACCTTATGATGATGAAAAACTGGGACTAAATAAAATAGCAAAATTTTACTACTATCCAGGTTGGTGGGAACCAGGGGCAACTTTAGAAGTACAAATTAATTTAAACGAGTGGAATAAACTTCCCCCCCAATACCAAGAGGCAATTAAAACTGCTGCTTACGAATCTAATGCAACTATGTTAGCCCGTTATGATGCTCGTAACAATGAAGCTCTGCAACGTCTGATTGAAGCTGGTACACAACTACGCCCGTACAGTGAAGAAATTTTAACCGCAGCACAACAAGCTGCTTTTGATATTTACGAACAGTTTGCTGCTAAAGATGCTGATTTTAAAGCAATATATGGAGAATGGCAACAATTTCGCGATCGCATTTATGCTTGGGATCGGCTTAATCAAGGTAGTTTTACTAACTTTGTTTATTCTAAGATGAAACAATAA
- a CDS encoding TRAP transporter small permease subunit, whose amino-acid sequence MRPRPKGVNPASALLSSLLKISQAIDNCIEKLDWLLNWLVLLAVGIGFYNVMARYLGRFIGVKLSSNALIELQWYLFSILFLLGFAYILKHGDNVRVDFFYGRLNERQRSLIDFLGTVLFLIPFCLIGIWVTFNPVLNSWGRLPDGSWGTWEISGDANGLPRAPIKTMIPIGLILLLLQSISQAIKYLAVLLGFQQVAEQIRLETSDHTKIE is encoded by the coding sequence ATGCGACCGCGACCGAAGGGAGTGAACCCCGCCTCAGCTTTGCTAAGCTCGCTACTTAAAATTTCTCAAGCGATTGATAATTGTATTGAAAAGCTTGACTGGTTGCTCAACTGGTTAGTTTTATTAGCCGTTGGCATCGGTTTTTATAATGTCATGGCTCGTTATCTAGGGCGATTTATCGGAGTAAAGTTATCCTCAAACGCCTTAATTGAATTGCAATGGTATTTATTTTCAATTTTATTTTTACTAGGATTTGCTTATATTCTCAAACATGGCGATAATGTGCGAGTAGATTTTTTTTATGGAAGATTGAATGAACGACAGCGATCGCTAATTGATTTTTTAGGTACAGTATTATTTTTAATTCCTTTTTGTTTAATTGGTATTTGGGTAACCTTCAATCCTGTTTTAAACTCTTGGGGACGTTTACCCGATGGCAGTTGGGGAACATGGGAAATTTCTGGTGATGCCAATGGATTGCCCCGCGCTCCTATTAAAACTATGATTCCGATTGGTTTAATTTTGTTACTGTTACAAAGTATTTCTCAAGCAATCAAATATCTAGCTGTTTTGTTGGGTTTTCAACAGGTAGCCGAACAAATACGTTTAGAAACTTCCGATCATACCAAGATTGAATAG
- a CDS encoding SirB1 family protein encodes MDYQLAWQNFYQEINRADEDIDLAKASLYYAQAEYPSLNIEEYLNKLNTIAEEIKARLPQRKYPLKVINTINNYLFDDLKFKGNQQDYYNPTNSFLNEVIDRRTGIPISLSVLYLEIAKRIDFPMVGIGMPGHFLIRPEFEEVGIFVDVFNQGEILFQQDCAERLQQLYPKPIELEPRFLAAVSNRQILARMLTNLKYIYLNQRQFSKVLATIDGILMLFPDNPNELRDRGLLYYELDQWDKACLDLEYYLAMLPNAEDADMIRLLLAKIR; translated from the coding sequence ATGGATTATCAATTAGCTTGGCAAAATTTTTATCAAGAAATTAATCGGGCAGATGAAGATATTGATTTAGCAAAAGCCTCACTTTATTATGCTCAAGCTGAGTATCCCAGTCTCAATATAGAAGAATATCTCAATAAGTTAAATACAATAGCGGAAGAAATTAAAGCAAGACTACCACAAAGAAAATATCCGCTCAAAGTAATTAATACCATTAATAACTATCTTTTTGATGATTTAAAATTCAAAGGTAATCAGCAAGATTATTACAATCCTACTAATAGTTTTTTAAATGAAGTAATTGATCGTAGAACTGGTATTCCTATTAGTTTATCAGTTTTGTATTTAGAAATTGCTAAACGAATTGATTTCCCTATGGTAGGTATTGGAATGCCTGGACATTTTTTAATTCGTCCAGAGTTTGAAGAAGTGGGAATATTTGTTGATGTTTTTAATCAAGGCGAAATTTTATTTCAACAAGATTGTGCTGAAAGATTACAACAATTATATCCAAAACCAATAGAATTAGAACCTCGGTTTTTAGCAGCCGTTAGTAATAGACAAATTTTAGCTAGAATGCTGACTAATTTAAAATATATTTATTTAAATCAAAGGCAATTTAGTAAAGTCTTAGCTACAATTGATGGAATTTTAATGCTGTTTCCAGATAATCCTAACGAATTACGCGATCGCGGTTTACTCTACTATGAATTGGATCAGTGGGATAAGGCTTGTTTGGATTTGGAATATTATTTGGCTATGTTGCCTAATGCAGAGGATGCGGATATGATTCGTTTGTTGCTTGCCAAAATTCGCTAA
- a CDS encoding glycosyltransferase family 2 protein yields MFFSIIIPTYNRLPILQKCLQALESQHLTDDKVEGYEIIVVDDGSIDETLTWLSNFKTNLPHVKTLIQSHQGAAAARNLGVNHAQGDTIIFIDSDLVVTEKFLQAHADALVTGKAKLGSDRVFTYGWVINTANFENPTTEPYKITDFSAAYFATGNVAIAKKWLVEAGLFDTRFQLYGWEDLELGVRLKKLGLKLIKCPEAVGYHWHPPFNLNQIPQLIDKEIERGRMGIVFYQKHPTWDVRMMIQMTFLHRLLWGILSLGGNLNEKTMKPLLQWLINLGKPQLALEIARIFLNWYNVQGVYAAYQEMKQIEQVKS; encoded by the coding sequence ATGTTTTTTAGTATTATTATCCCTACCTATAATCGTTTACCAATTTTACAAAAGTGTTTACAAGCTTTAGAATCTCAACATTTAACTGATGATAAAGTTGAAGGCTACGAAATTATTGTTGTTGATGATGGTTCAATCGATGAAACATTAACTTGGTTGAGTAATTTTAAAACTAATTTACCTCATGTAAAAACTTTAATTCAATCTCATCAAGGTGCTGCTGCTGCGAGGAATTTAGGAGTTAATCATGCCCAAGGTGATACAATTATTTTTATTGATAGTGATCTGGTAGTTACAGAAAAATTTCTTCAGGCTCATGCTGATGCTTTAGTAACAGGAAAAGCTAAACTTGGAAGCGATCGCGTCTTTACTTATGGTTGGGTAATTAATACTGCTAACTTTGAAAATCCTACTACTGAACCTTATAAAATTACTGATTTTTCGGCTGCTTATTTTGCTACAGGAAATGTCGCGATCGCCAAAAAATGGTTAGTAGAAGCTGGACTATTTGATACTCGTTTTCAACTGTATGGTTGGGAAGATTTAGAATTAGGAGTTCGTTTAAAAAAATTAGGATTAAAGTTAATTAAATGTCCTGAAGCAGTTGGTTATCATTGGCATCCCCCTTTTAATTTAAATCAAATTCCTCAGTTAATTGATAAAGAAATTGAACGAGGCAGAATGGGAATTGTTTTCTATCAAAAACATCCAACTTGGGATGTTCGGATGATGATTCAAATGACTTTCTTGCATCGTTTATTATGGGGAATTTTATCTTTGGGTGGTAATTTAAACGAAAAAACAATGAAGCCTTTGTTGCAATGGTTAATTAATCTTGGAAAACCCCAACTTGCCTTAGAAATCGCTCGAATTTTTTTAAATTGGTATAACGTACAAGGTGTTTATGCTGCCTATCAAGAAATGAAGCAAATTGAGCAAGTTAAAAGTTGA
- a CDS encoding TRAP transporter large permease: MGFEWLAIVMFVGFFFILMSGYPVAFSFAGTAIIFGLIGLGVGAFDLNRLLLLPNVWFGTMSNFTLLAIPYFVFLGAVLEKSGLAEELLETIGIILGKLKGGLALAVILVGTILAATTGVVAATVIVMGMLSLPVMLRYGYDKQLASGVIVASGTLAQLIPPSLVLVILSDQIGVSVGDLFLGALIPGLMLSGSYMLYVVILAMVKPEIVPALPKDLVIPKGKALLKQIIKAVLPPLFLIFAVLGSIFFGLATPTEAGAVGAVGACLLAAINQRFNPKLLRDAAHATAVITALVLMILFCSSLFSLVFDALGGKTWITNLLTSLPGGFWGFLFVSNIAIFLLGVFLEFIEICFIAMPLFVPAAQALGIDMVWFGVVMAINLQTAFISPPVGFSLFYLQSVAPKEISTIEIHRSAIPFMVLQFIVLMIVIIFPQTVRWLIDASVATSI; encoded by the coding sequence ATGGGTTTTGAGTGGCTGGCAATTGTGATGTTTGTAGGCTTCTTCTTCATTTTGATGAGTGGCTATCCTGTTGCCTTTTCTTTTGCTGGTACTGCAATTATTTTTGGTTTGATTGGTTTGGGTGTTGGTGCTTTCGATCTCAATCGACTTTTGCTATTACCCAACGTCTGGTTTGGCACAATGTCTAACTTTACTCTGTTGGCAATTCCCTATTTTGTTTTTTTGGGTGCAGTTTTAGAAAAATCAGGATTAGCAGAAGAATTATTAGAAACCATTGGCATTATATTAGGAAAATTAAAGGGTGGACTTGCCTTAGCCGTAATCTTAGTAGGAACGATCCTCGCTGCTACCACAGGCGTAGTGGCTGCTACTGTCATAGTAATGGGAATGTTATCTTTACCTGTCATGTTGCGCTACGGCTATGATAAACAATTAGCTTCAGGAGTCATTGTTGCCTCCGGAACTTTAGCCCAATTGATTCCCCCTAGTCTAGTTTTGGTCATTCTCAGCGATCAAATTGGAGTTTCTGTAGGAGATTTATTTTTAGGAGCATTAATACCAGGATTAATGTTGTCTGGTTCTTATATGTTATATGTGGTAATTCTGGCAATGGTTAAACCAGAAATAGTACCAGCTTTACCAAAAGATCTTGTTATTCCCAAAGGCAAGGCTTTATTAAAACAGATAATTAAAGCAGTTTTACCACCATTGTTCCTAATTTTTGCAGTTTTAGGCAGTATTTTCTTTGGTTTAGCCACTCCTACGGAAGCAGGAGCAGTAGGAGCAGTAGGAGCTTGTCTTTTAGCAGCCATCAACCAACGCTTTAACCCTAAATTGCTTAGAGATGCAGCCCACGCGACAGCAGTGATTACTGCTTTAGTATTGATGATTCTCTTTTGTTCTTCCTTGTTTAGTTTAGTATTTGATGCTCTGGGAGGTAAAACTTGGATTACTAACTTACTAACCAGTTTACCTGGAGGCTTTTGGGGATTTTTGTTTGTTAGTAATATTGCTATTTTTCTGTTAGGAGTTTTTCTAGAATTTATTGAAATTTGTTTTATTGCTATGCCTTTATTTGTTCCTGCTGCTCAAGCTTTAGGAATTGATATGGTATGGTTTGGGGTAGTGATGGCAATTAATTTACAAACCGCTTTTATCTCTCCACCTGTAGGTTTTTCTCTGTTTTATCTTCAAAGTGTTGCTCCTAAAGAAATTAGTACTATTGAAATTCACAGAAGTGCGATTCCATTTATGGTGTTGCAGTTTATTGTCTTGATGATTGTAATTATTTTTCCTCAAACTGTACGCTGGTTAATTGATGCTTCTGTAGCTACAAGTATTTAA